GGTCCTCCTTCAGCCATGAATCCTTGAGGCTGCTGAAACTGATGAGCACGATGATCCAGAAGATCAGTACGAATTTGAAGACTGCAAAGATCCCGCCCGTGACTGAGAGAAGGGCTTTGCTGTATTTATCCTTACAGTGATGGCTCAGGCGGACAGAGAATGTTGCACCTGCAAGCAGGAGGGGGAGGAAGATAATGAAAAATCCTGTCCATGCCGCCGATACGGGGTTCTCAGGGCAGATCTTGAGCACGATCATCGTGGGAATCTCGTAGAGGGCAAGGCAGAGCAGTATGCCAGCCGTGAACACGAGAAGATCCACAAGCTCGCATATTCCTCCCCTGAATACTCCCGTGATGAAAAAGGCAATGAATACAATGATGATTATGGCGTCAATCCAGGTCATAATGCCCCTTATACTTCGGCATAAAAAAGAATTCCTTCACAGGTGTGCCACCTTGAAGGATTCTTTAAATATCAGTCTCTGAAGCTTGTATCCAGACCAGGGCTTACTGGGTCTCTTCCCCTTTTTTACCTTGAGTGTTGTCCTTGTAGAGCAAGTAGGCTGTGGGGGAACCAGTGTTCTTGAAGATTTCCCAGTAAAAATCTGATCCTGTCATAACTTCATTCCACCTCTTCTTTCCGTTAATATTAATCCCTTAAAAGCCCTTTGGTGTCGGCCGCTCTCACTCCATGAGAACGACCTTGTGCTCTACTATACCACATAAACATATTTTTGGCAAGTATTTTTCCATGAAAATCTTGTCCAAATTGTTACCTTTTCGCCAGAAAGCGCAGCTCATAAGAGCGGTAGCAGATCAGAGCGGCGGTGATTGACACGTTGAGCGATTCCACTGCCGGTTTCATGGGCACCCTTATCTCCTTATCGGCAAGCTGCCTGAGCTCGGGGGAGATCCCGCGGCTTTCGTTTCCCAGGATCACCGCCATGGGGGTGGTGCAGGGCCATTCAGGGAGGAGGTGCCCCCCTTTCGATGAGGTGCTGAATAAGGCCATCCCCTTCGATTTCATCTCCTTTATACAGGGGATATCGGCGTTTCCGGCACTATAGAGAGGCACAGTGAAGATCGCTCCCGATGATGCACGGACGGTCTTTGGATTATAGGGATCGACATGGGGTGTGAAGAGGATCACGCCCGTTACCCCGAAAGCGCTTGCGGTCCTGAAGATGGTGCCAAGGTTTCCCGGGTCCTGGAGCCTGTCCAGGATCAGGTAAAAACTCTCTTTGCTGACCTCTGCCTCTTCAATTCCCATGGCTTTCGTCTCCACGACGGCCAGGATTCCCGGTGAGCTCTCTGTCGTGGAGAGATGTTCCATGAGCCTGTCTTCAATGAGAAAGGACCTTCCGGCCTTCTGCATGAGCCTTTCGAGAAGGGTACCGGCGCCTTCCTTCCCGTAGAATGAACGGGATACAAAGAGGAACCTGAGGGAGATATCGCTTCCCGCCATATCTTTCAGCAGGTTTCTCCCCTCAACGATGCAGGAATGCTCAATATCCCTGTTTTTCCTCTCCTTGAGCGAGGCGGCGTACTTGATGAAATGGTTCTGCCGGGAGGTGATTTCTTTCAGGGCCACGGTAATCCGCCTTTCTCTGCGGTGCAGCAGGCATGAGAGAATTCTCTCCCGCCTGTGCCGGTTCCTTGTTTTCCCCGCAATAATTCAGGAAGGCCAGCCTCGAACAGTCATCCGTTATTCGGGAAGGAAAAAAGAGAATTGTGGAGAAACATTACTTCCCGATTTTTTCGTGCCATAAAGACAGATGGAAAAACTTCAGGCCCTTGCCTTTCATTATGGAGTGAGCCTTAATGTGCTTGCGTCGCTCTATGCGGCGAAGGTGGTGCTTTTCTGGATCTCCTTTGCCCTCGCCGTGAGATGCATGCGAAGAAAGAATTATCACGGCGCAGTCTTCTGGAGTGTGACGGCCCTTCTCTTCGGGATCTCCCCCTATACCTATCTTCTCGTGGTGGGAAGAGGCTTCCCTGCCTGGCTTACGGCGCTTCTCGCTTCGCTTGCCGTGGCATTCGCCTTCACCGTCTCCTGGAAGCTGAGACGCAAGGCGGCGGGAGAGTGCACTCCGAGATGACCCTCACTGAATATCGTCCCACGTGAGGTTGGGGTTGGCGTCGAGAAAAAGGGACCATTCCCTGCCTCTCTTAAAGTCATACCAGGCAGCGCATGCCACCATTGCGGCGTTATCGGTGCAAAGCACCGGCGGGGGAATCGAGAGCTCAAAATTCCTGCGCCTGGATTCTTCGCCAAGACGGGCCGAAAGAGAGGAATTGCAGGCTACGCCGCCTGCAAGCATAAGCCTCCTGATGCCGGTCTGCTCAAGGGCAAGAAGGGACTTTCTCACCAGGACATCCACAATGGCGTGCTGAAGCGAGGCACAGACATCCTCCATCGAATGGTGCCCCGGCGGAGTGTTTTTCACAAAATACTTGACTGCCGTCTTGAGGCCGCTGAAGCTGAACTCCAGGGAATCCTCCTCGAGGAATGCCCTGGGGAATTTTATTGCCCGGTGGTCTCCGCTGCGCGCCCGCCTGTCGATCTCGGGGCCCCCGGGATAGGGAAGGCCGAGAATTCTTGCCGACTTGTCAAAACATTCGCCGGCTGCATCATCCCTTGTCTCACCCAGCAGCTCGAATCTGCCGTGCTCCCTCATGATGACGAGGGCAGTATGGCCTCCCGATACGAGAAGGCACAGGCAGGGGAGAGGCAGGGAGGGATTCACCAGGAAGTTGGCATACACATGGCCTGCAAGGTGGTTCACCCCCACGAGGGGTATGCCAAGCAGCCCTGCCATGGCCTTGGCAGTGGCTACACCTACCAGCAGGGACCCTATGAGGCCGGGACCGTGACTTACCCCGATTCCCCCGAGGTGCCTCCAGGCGAGGCCTGAGCTTTTCAATGCCTCATCCACAAGGGGGTTCACCACTTCCAGGTGCTTCCTGCTTGCCAGCTCAGGAACGACACCGCCGAATTTCTCGTGGAGTGCAACCTGAGAGGAGATAAGATTCGCGATAATCGTGGCACCGTCTTCGACGAGAGCCACTGAAGTTTCATCGCAGCTTGTTTCTATGCCGAGCCAGATAATCTCTCCTCACCTCTCTCCCTTGCCTCGTCGAGGCTTTGTTCAAGTGCTTCCAGGCGTGCCCTGTAGGAATCCTTCTGGAGGTTGCCGGCCCACATGACAAGGGCATTGTTTCCCTCGCCGTAATAATCCCGCCGGATACCTACCCTGTTGAAGCCAAATTTATCATAGAGCCTGAGCGCCGCGGTATTTTTCTCCGCCACCTCGAGGGTGGACCACCGCGCTCCCCTGGTGATGGCCTCGCGCATGAGGCGGAGCACGAGGCGCAGGCCGATTTTTCTGTGCTGGCAGGAGGGGTCCACGGCCAGAGTCGTGATGTGGGATTCATCCATTATGATCCACGCTCCCATATAGCCCACCACCATTTCACCTGTGTGCGCCACAAGGTAAAGGCCTACCTTGGTGTTCTGGAGCTCACGCTCAAAACCATCTTCAGGCCAGAGATCAGTGAAGCACTGCTTCTCGATCTCCCTGATACGCGGGATATCTTCAGCGCGCATGAAGCCGATGGACACCGGGGCCTCTTCATCTCTCACTGTGTGGTCTCCGCTCTTTCCTGGCGCTCCTCGGCGTCTGATTTTCTCATATAGAAGGGGGAAGCTTCATAGCAGGAGACGGCCCTCCCTCCATGGTAGCCCGCAAGTGCCAGGGCCATGAGAGCCGGAGCCCTGGGATACCAGTATGAGGGGGGAAGGAGCACGGCTTTCACTCCGCCGGCGTCACCGGCTGGTTTTTCATAGCGCTCAAGAGCATTCCCCGTGATGATGCACCGGGAGCACTCCAGGTTTTCAATGGCACTGGCAAATTCGGCAGCTTTGAATGCCCTGTATCCCGAGATGCTTTTAAGGGCACCGTCCACAACGCGGTAAAAGGAGGCAAAGATTTCTCCGCGGCGGGCATCAAGCGCTGAGCAGACCACTTCGTCTCCGCGGGGCATGACATTTCCTGCAATAGCATCAAGGGTGTTCACGGTCACAAGCGGTCTGCCGAGAACCTGCCCGATGGTCCTGGCGGTGGCAAGCGCCAGACGCAGGCCCGTGAATGATCCAGGGCCGGAAGTGACGCCGATAAAATCGATCTCCTCTGCTGACAGGCCTGTTATCCTGAAAAGCTCCATCAGCGACGGCATCATGAAGAGAAGCTGCCCCCTGGGGCGCTCAAAAAACATCTCACCGGCGACGCGCTTCCCCTTTCCGAGAGCCACGCAGAAGGTATCTGTGGCTGAATCGATAAGAAGCACCTTCATGGCTGCCATTCCTTTCCAATGTTCTGGAGACGCAGCTCTCCAATGAGCCTCTCGTACCTCTCCCCGCTGGCGGTAAGGGTAATGAGCCTTTCCTCGTCATTTTCCTCTCCGTACTCGAGGGTGACCATAAGGTACTCTTCTCCCATAAGCCTGCCGAGCCTTTCAGCCCATTCAACGAGGGCGACGCTGTCGGAAAAAAGAAACTCCTCATATCCCAGGTCAATGAGCTCTTCCGGGTCTTCCAGGCGGTAAAGGTCAAAATGGTTCACTGCGATCCTGCCCGCGAGGGACCGCATGATCACAAAACTTGAGCTGGTGACCTTCTGCCTGACGCCGAGGCCCCTGCATATCCCCTGGATGCACACTGTTTTTCCTGTTCCAAGGTCGCCTGAGAAGCCGATAATCTCGCCGCCGCTGAGGAGCCCGGCAAGGGTTTCGCCAATTTTTGCTGTCTCGCCGGGGGATTTCGTAAGAATCTGAAGGGAGCTTTCCGTCATAATGTCTCCCTGGCCGCTCACCTTGTGGTGATGACAAGGATGCCCTCTTTTTCGCGCTCGTCATAGGGGGCTTCCCGTGCTGTAAGCGCGCCTTTTATACGATCCAGGAGCGCCTTTTCTTTCGTAAGACACACTATCTGAAAGGCTTTTGACAGGTCCAGGAGCTCTCTTACCGCCTCTTCAATGGGGAGGGGGCCGTCAGTGCTCAGGATATCGTCCAGGAAAAGGGGGTATTGTTCATTTTTTATGGTCACAAGGATGCTTCCATAGACTATAAGGGCATGGTAAAAAAGCCTGGAGGGCTCACTGCTTTCCAGGGCGGCCTCCAGGTCGCCTCCCGCGGGCATGAGGGACTCAATAAGCTTTTCGTCCGAGGGGTGGGGGAGAGCGCTGCACTGACTTCTGAGGGCATCTTTCAGGCGGGGGATGAAGTCCCCGGAAAGGTAGTCTCTCCGTGCCTCTTCCAGGATGCTCCTGGCAAGAGCGACAGCCTCGCGCCTTTGTTTGAGCTCCCCGACCCGGTTCCTCAGGCTGTCGAGCTCCTCGTCGAGCTCGGGGAGGGATTTTTCCCCGGGGCTTGAGGGGGGAAGACGTTCCTCCATCTCATGAATCACTGCCTGATAGTCCGATATTACGGCGTCAAGCTCCAGGAGCTTCACCATGTCCTCATTGAGAGCATGGCTTTTATCTTCAAGCATTGCCCTGAGAGCGGCGCTTGCCCCCTGAAAGGTCTTGTCAAGCTGGCTTTTCGCAGGCGACTCTCTCTCGATATCGTCAGTAATCCTGCGGTATTCGATGCGCAGGAATTCCTGTTCCTGCTGGAGCGCCTGAGCCTTTCTGTAATTCTCCTTGAACTGCCCGATGACCTCTGCCGAGACAGGCGCGTCCTGGGAAAGCACCCCGCTCTTTTCAAGAATTTTACGGATCTCCATCTCAAGAGAGCTCGTTTTCACTGAGGTCTCCGATTCATCGGAATCAAAAGAGCGGGTGATCCTGCTGAGGCTGTCGAGGTCCTTCTTGGCTCCCTGGAATTCTCTGAAGCGGGTGCGCAGATCAAAGGACACGGTGACTCCTGCCTCCTTGAGAATCTCCGAGAGGGCCTCCTTTGACTTATCTATATCGCTCTTGAGCTCCATGATCTCTTTCTTCCCGCGGTTCATCTCGTTGACAAATCGTTTCTTCTGCTGGTTGTACTTGTAAAATTCATAGAACATGAAGATGCACGCAAGCGATGAGACAAGGAGCGGCACCTCCAGCATGGGGAAGCTTGTGTGAATCTGGGCAGAGCCGAGAGCAACAACAAGAAGGGTGAAAAAATAAGCGGGGATGAGGTATGATATGGCCCTTCCTCTCAGCCTTTTAGCCTCCTGTTCCTTCTCCTCCACGACCTCCCACTTTTCATTGATAATCTTTGCCCTGCTGACGCTTCTCTCAAGGGTGGTGAGGAGGGAGTCAAATTCCTCGAAGGAGGAATATTTTTCAAATCCCTTGGTGTAGTGAGAGATGATTGACTGGAGCTCTTTCTCCTTATCCAGAATCTCGGCCTTGAGATGCTCTTTCTCCTGCGATGACGAGTCCTTGATGATTATTATGCTTTCGTATTCATTGATAAGCGTGAGGATGGAGTTATCCATGGTGAGGAGATACTCATAATCCCTGAGGGCTTCCCTCAGGGCACTTGCCTTCTGAGTGACGGATTCCTTTGACTCCTTGAGGCTCTTGAGGCGGGCCTCATTCTCCCTCATGCGGGATGAGTGCTCCCGGTACTCCTTGAGAAGCTCGTAAAGCCGCGCCGCATTTTCCTTGGGGATGGAATCCTCTGTCCTTATCTTGTCCTTCATCAGCATGGAGAGCTTTTTTTCAAGCTTTGCAATGGTCGTGGAGATCGTCACAAAGCGCTCTCTCCTCTCCCTGAGGGATTTAATGTCATTTTCCAACGAGCTCATGCTCAGGAGAAGGGATCCTATGGCACCTGATCCGTCAGAATCTGAGCCGATATGAGAAAGCTCCGCATCGAGACGCTTCAGCGGGTTACTCTGTGGAGGATTTTCACTGCCTGAATCGGCCATGGAGAGGAAGAGCGACGAGAAGCGGGAAGGATCGTCCAGGTGCTTCATGAGCATGCCGTTAAAAAGAAGGGAAGGGGGGAAAGCACTGTCCGGCAAAGGTGGCGGGGCACCACCCTCTTCCGGGCAGACTATCAGAGAGGCTTCCCGGCTTTCCGATTCCCCGCAGGTGCTGCTGCCGCTGACAAGGACCTTGCCGGCGCCGCAGAGTATGATATTGCATTGAGGTGAGAGAGGGAGGCTCTCACCGCCTGCGTTGATGCTGACCAGCCTGGTTACCTTCATTGCGCAACACTTTCTTGCGGGGAAAAAGCCTCAATTCCCACAGACAGGCTCTCGGCAAGCAGGAGGAGTTCCTCCCTGCCTGCCCTTTCCATCCTTTTTTCAATGGCGCCGACAAATGCCGTTAAGGTTGAAGGGCTCCCTTTCATTGATTTCATGTCCTGAATGATGGCCGCCTCGTTGAAGACGGAGACACCGAAAAAGTGAGGGGCAAGATCATCCCTGATTCTTTTGATGCCTGCTGCCAGTGAAGGTGAAATGCTTCCGGTAAGGACTATCCTTACCACGGAAGAACTCCAGTCCTTTTCCTTTGCCATGGTCCTCACCCGCTCAAGGAGCTTTTCACTGGTCTCTGCCGGTGAGCACTCAACAGGTAGAGTGAAGTATCTTCGCTTGAAGGCTGGCAGCAGCCTTGTCTCTGTTCCTTCCTGGGTTATTCTTGCCACAATGATCCCTTTTTCCCCGGTATCATGGAAGGAGCGGAAATCTGGAGCCCCGCAGTAGCAGGCACAGGAATTTCCCTCCCCGGGGGAAAGCCTCCGGTAATCATGAAGATGGCCAAGGGCAATATAATTGACAGGGCACTGGGCAAGTTCACTGCCGCTGAAGGGGAGACAGACTGTTTTTCCCGCGGGGGCGATCTCTGTGTCGGTGCCATGAAACATCAGAATCTGGAGAAACTCCTTTTTCCTTGCGGCAAAGCTTTTCATGATAGGGTAAGAATCGTCGCCGGACTTGTTGGCAGCCCCATGGATTACAAGCTTTTTTTCCTTTATCTCAATAGCCTTCAGCCTGTTGGTGTTAAAGATTATGGTATTGGGAGGCCAGTCTGAATAAGAGTAGGGGGAGTCGGCAGTGAAAGGATCCTTGTTTCCCGGCGCTATCACCACGGGGAGAGGGTCAAGGGCCTTGATCTTCTCCTTGATGAAAGCGATGGTCCCGGGGCTCACCAGGGAGTGATCAAAGAGATCACCGGCGATGAGGACCACATCAACTTTTTCCCCCCTGGCAGTTTCAAGGATTTCTGTGAACAGCTCCCTTGTCTCCTGCCTTCTCTGCTCCCCGCGGCCCGGTGTGAGCGGAAACTTGCCGTCAAGGTGAATGTCCGAGCAATGGAGGGCTCTAATTTCCACTATTGCTGCTCCTGTTTTTCCTGGTCAGTATTGTCTTCTTGGACGGCATGAGGTGGCGGGATCTCCCTCCTGTTCAGGGCTGTGCGCACTCAAATCTTATCCATATGAGGTTTTCCTTAAGGTTTTCGTCAAAATACTCATAGGTATAGGCAAGCTCATAGCCGAATTTTTCCAGCAGCTCCCTGTGCCTTGTAAAGAGCTCGTAAGCGTTTTTCCTTGCAATGCCCTCTACGGGAAGTCCCCAGCGGCTGTCCTTGTTCATGTCTTTCTTGAATGCCTTGAGGAGCTTGAAAAGGCCGGAGCGGAAGTCGGGAAGAACCACAATATCGTCAATGAAGACCACGTCTTCCTGGATGTATTCCTTTACATGGGATTCATCCAGCCAGGCGGTAATATAGCCAACGAGCTTGTCATCATCAATGAGGCCCCAGCTGAGATTCCCCTTGTCCTGCTCGCTCTTGGCCAGGTTGCTCTTGATGGTGTCCTCGCCGTGCCTGAAGGGCGGAGCGTAGACCTCGCTTTCAAGAGATGCAACGTTCTGGGCGTATTTGGGTGAAAGCCTTACCAGTTTCATGTATTTACCGGCTCCCTTTAAAATGTTTCTCCTTTATTTTACAATAGCAGAAATATTCCTGCCATGGAGATGAGGGAATATGGCCTCTATCTGGAAAGGCGGCTTGTTATGCATTGACGCCCATGGAGCTCTCGAAGCGCTCCGCCAGTTCCCGGGGGTGGGGAATTTCAGCCTCGGGCCGGCCATTGAGGCCTGAGATATAATCACGGTATTTTTCAATCAAAGCCACGAGGCCATTGCAGGAATTCTGGTGAAAAATGAGGTCCCTCATCCTGGATGCAAGGGGCATCCCCTTCAAATACCACACCAGGTGCTTTCTTATGGTTTTCGAAGCGGAGCTTTCGCCGGCAAGCTCCCTGGCAAGGGCGATATGCCGAAGCATGACGGGGAATTTCTCCTCTGTGGCGGGTTCCTCATGGGCCAGGCCCAGGCATGCGCGGGCAGCATTTCTCAAGAGCCATGGATTTCCCATGGCGCCTCTTCCTATCATAACCGCATCACAGCCACTCTCTCTCATCCTTGTCGCGGCGTCGGGAGGCGTTTTCACATCGCCGTTCCCGATAACGGTGACAGCAACGGTGTTCTTGACCTGGGCTACGATCTCCCAGTCGGCTTTCCCTGAAAAGCCCTGCTCGATGGTTCTCCCGTGGACGGCAAGGGCGGCGATGCCGGAGTCTTCAGCGATTTTTGAAAAAAGAAGTGCTCTTTTCGGGTCCTCACTGAATCCCATGCGCATTTTGAGCGTTACAGGGAGGGTAACGGCCTTTACGACGGCTTTCATGACTGCACCTGCCACCTCGGGCTCTCTCAGCAGGGCAGAGCCTTCACGTTGCTTGAGCACCTTTCTCACCGAGCATCCCATGTTGATGTCAATTGCCTGGGCCCCCATGTCCTCGAGGATTTTTGCGGCCTCGGCCATAAGGGAGGCATCGCGTCCCAGGATCTGCACGCTTGTGGGAGTGTCCCTCGGATCGAAGCGGAGAAGATATTTTTTCCGGGATTTTGCATGGACAAGGCTCTGGCTGCTCACCATCTCGGCGCATGAAAGCCCCTCGTGAAAGCTTCGCACTACCAGGCGGAAGGCAAGATCGGTGACGCCTGCCATAGGGGCGAGGACTACAGGGCTTTTTATCTCAATGGGGCCTATCCTAAAGCTCATGGAAGGGGCCGATTCCGTTGCTGCTATTCACTTGGGGCCACCTGGAGGTTATTCACCACCTTGTTG
This sequence is a window from Candidatus Eremiobacterota bacterium. Protein-coding genes within it:
- a CDS encoding CvpA family protein — protein: MTWIDAIIIIVFIAFFITGVFRGGICELVDLLVFTAGILLCLALYEIPTMIVLKICPENPVSAAWTGFFIIFLPLLLAGATFSVRLSHHCKDKYSKALLSVTGGIFAVFKFVLIFWIIVLISFSSLKDSWLKEDLYRSPFTAQVRRLNPAFAAVIRPLTTRQVSQNIAKAFERQELWKNKENRT
- the rimI gene encoding ribosomal protein S18-alanine N-acetyltransferase, whose amino-acid sequence is MRDEEAPVSIGFMRAEDIPRIREIEKQCFTDLWPEDGFERELQNTKVGLYLVAHTGEMVVGYMGAWIIMDESHITTLAVDPSCQHRKIGLRLVLRLMREAITRGARWSTLEVAEKNTAALRLYDKFGFNRVGIRRDYYGEGNNALVMWAGNLQKDSYRARLEALEQSLDEARERGEERLSGSA
- the tsaD gene encoding tRNA (adenosine(37)-N6)-threonylcarbamoyltransferase complex transferase subunit TsaD, which codes for MALVEDGATIIANLISSQVALHEKFGGVVPELASRKHLEVVNPLVDEALKSSGLAWRHLGGIGVSHGPGLIGSLLVGVATAKAMAGLLGIPLVGVNHLAGHVYANFLVNPSLPLPCLCLLVSGGHTALVIMREHGRFELLGETRDDAAGECFDKSARILGLPYPGGPEIDRRARSGDHRAIKFPRAFLEEDSLEFSFSGLKTAVKYFVKNTPPGHHSMEDVCASLQHAIVDVLVRKSLLALEQTGIRRLMLAGGVACNSSLSARLGEESRRRNFELSIPPPVLCTDNAAMVACAAWYDFKRGREWSLFLDANPNLTWDDIQ
- a CDS encoding RNA methyltransferase; translated protein: MALKEITSRQNHFIKYAASLKERKNRDIEHSCIVEGRNLLKDMAGSDISLRFLFVSRSFYGKEGAGTLLERLMQKAGRSFLIEDRLMEHLSTTESSPGILAVVETKAMGIEEAEVSKESFYLILDRLQDPGNLGTIFRTASAFGVTGVILFTPHVDPYNPKTVRASSGAIFTVPLYSAGNADIPCIKEMKSKGMALFSTSSKGGHLLPEWPCTTPMAVILGNESRGISPELRQLADKEIRVPMKPAVESLNVSITAALICYRSYELRFLAKR
- a CDS encoding GNAT family N-acetyltransferase; its protein translation is MKLVRLSPKYAQNVASLESEVYAPPFRHGEDTIKSNLAKSEQDKGNLSWGLIDDDKLVGYITAWLDESHVKEYIQEDVVFIDDIVVLPDFRSGLFKLLKAFKKDMNKDSRWGLPVEGIARKNAYELFTRHRELLEKFGYELAYTYEYFDENLKENLIWIRFECAQP
- the tsaB gene encoding tRNA (adenosine(37)-N6)-threonylcarbamoyltransferase complex dimerization subunit type 1 TsaB — translated: MKVLLIDSATDTFCVALGKGKRVAGEMFFERPRGQLLFMMPSLMELFRITGLSAEEIDFIGVTSGPGSFTGLRLALATARTIGQVLGRPLVTVNTLDAIAGNVMPRGDEVVCSALDARRGEIFASFYRVVDGALKSISGYRAFKAAEFASAIENLECSRCIITGNALERYEKPAGDAGGVKAVLLPPSYWYPRAPALMALALAGYHGGRAVSCYEASPFYMRKSDAEERQERAETTQ
- the dusB gene encoding tRNA dihydrouridine synthase DusB — protein: MSFRIGPIEIKSPVVLAPMAGVTDLAFRLVVRSFHEGLSCAEMVSSQSLVHAKSRKKYLLRFDPRDTPTSVQILGRDASLMAEAAKILEDMGAQAIDINMGCSVRKVLKQREGSALLREPEVAGAVMKAVVKAVTLPVTLKMRMGFSEDPKRALLFSKIAEDSGIAALAVHGRTIEQGFSGKADWEIVAQVKNTVAVTVIGNGDVKTPPDAATRMRESGCDAVMIGRGAMGNPWLLRNAARACLGLAHEEPATEEKFPVMLRHIALARELAGESSASKTIRKHLVWYLKGMPLASRMRDLIFHQNSCNGLVALIEKYRDYISGLNGRPEAEIPHPRELAERFESSMGVNA
- the tsaE gene encoding tRNA (adenosine(37)-N6)-threonylcarbamoyltransferase complex ATPase subunit type 1 TsaE produces the protein MTESSLQILTKSPGETAKIGETLAGLLSGGEIIGFSGDLGTGKTVCIQGICRGLGVRQKVTSSSFVIMRSLAGRIAVNHFDLYRLEDPEELIDLGYEEFLFSDSVALVEWAERLGRLMGEEYLMVTLEYGEENDEERLITLTASGERYERLIGELRLQNIGKEWQP
- a CDS encoding YqzL family protein; translation: MTGSDFYWEIFKNTGSPTAYLLYKDNTQGKKGEETQ
- a CDS encoding metallophosphoesterase; its protein translation is MEIRALHCSDIHLDGKFPLTPGRGEQRRQETRELFTEILETARGEKVDVVLIAGDLFDHSLVSPGTIAFIKEKIKALDPLPVVIAPGNKDPFTADSPYSYSDWPPNTIIFNTNRLKAIEIKEKKLVIHGAANKSGDDSYPIMKSFAARKKEFLQILMFHGTDTEIAPAGKTVCLPFSGSELAQCPVNYIALGHLHDYRRLSPGEGNSCACYCGAPDFRSFHDTGEKGIIVARITQEGTETRLLPAFKRRYFTLPVECSPAETSEKLLERVRTMAKEKDWSSSVVRIVLTGSISPSLAAGIKRIRDDLAPHFFGVSVFNEAAIIQDMKSMKGSPSTLTAFVGAIEKRMERAGREELLLLAESLSVGIEAFSPQESVAQ